The window TCGGAGGATTCGGGATCATGACCCTGGCCACGCTGCTGGCGTTGATGGTCCGAAAGACCATCGGGCTCCGCGGCCAATTGGTGGCGCAGTCGGAAACCAGCACCTTGAATTTCGGTGACGTCCGCGTTGTCGTGTTCCGGGTGGCCCGGATCATGGTCGTGTTCGAAGCCGTCACCGCCGCGATCCTCACGGCCCACTTCTGGTTGGCCTACGACGACAACCCTGCGACAGCCTTGTGGCACGGGATCTTCCACGCGATCTCCGCGTTCAACAACGCCGGGTTTGCGCTCTACAGCGATAGCCTGATCAGTTACGCCGGGGACCCCTGGATCATCATCCCGCTCTGCGCGGCAGTCGTCGCCGGAGGTCTCGGCTTTCCCGTGCTTATCGCCCTCCTCAAGGGTGGAGTGCGACTCAAGGACTGGGCAGTGCACCTGCGCCTGACCGTCTACGGCACCGTGCTGCTCCTGGTTGCCGGCTTCGCGCTGTTTGCAGCCTTTGAAGGGAACAGGGAGCAGACTCTGGGCCCCATGCCTGTAGGCGGGAAGCTCCTGGCGACACTGGCCGGGGCGGTGTTCCCTCGCACGGCAGGATTCAACAGCATCGATTACGCCGCCGCGTCGCCCGAGACCCTCATGACCACCGACATACTCATGTTCATCGGCGGCGGTAGCGCCGGAACGGCCGGCGGCATCAAAATCACGACCTTCCTTGTTTTGGGCTTCGCGATCTGGAACGAAATTCGGGGCCGGGATCAGGTCACGATCGCCCACCGGTCGATTAGTTCCTCAGTGCAGCGCCAGGCCCTTTCTGTCGCGCTGCTGGGCGTGGCCTCGGTGATCATCGGCACCCTGTTGCTCCTGATGTTCACAGACCACAGCCTCGACAAAGTCCTCTTCGAATTAATCTCCGCGTTCGCGACCGTGGGAGTTAGTACAGGAATCACCTACGATCTGGCGCCGAACGCCCAATGGGTGCTCATGGTCCTCATGTTCACCGGACGCCTCGGAACTATCACCGTAGCCTCCGCGCTCGCGCTGTCCACCCGCCCTCGCCTCTACCGGCTGCCGGAAGAACGACCCATCATCGGTTAGCGATCGGGCGAAGGCACCTTCCGCCGCATTGGGGGAGCATAAGCCGTCGACCGACTTGGAGGAGCCGTTCAACCCGGGCGGCGGCGCAATTTGCGTTCGGGACGCCAGTCAAAGACACCTGTCCGCACGGCAAATGCCCAGGTCAAACCCCTAAAGCTGCCCAAGTACTAATGGGAATATATGTTCGATGCCTCCACTGTAGCGTCCCGCTCATCGGAAGGGGGCCTGCCAACGTTCTTTACCGGCCCTGGGGCTCCTGCCAGGGATCCCGAACCGGGCGGCGTCGACTGGCCGCCTTAG is drawn from Micrococcaceae bacterium Sec5.8 and contains these coding sequences:
- a CDS encoding potassium transporter TrkG — protein: MILNNPVRDARLHPVRSVPLAFLAVILLGAGLLVLPLSRTAPEQEALLPALFTSVSAVCVTGLITVDTATYWTPFGQGVILGLIQVGGFGIMTLATLLALMVRKTIGLRGQLVAQSETSTLNFGDVRVVVFRVARIMVVFEAVTAAILTAHFWLAYDDNPATALWHGIFHAISAFNNAGFALYSDSLISYAGDPWIIIPLCAAVVAGGLGFPVLIALLKGGVRLKDWAVHLRLTVYGTVLLLVAGFALFAAFEGNREQTLGPMPVGGKLLATLAGAVFPRTAGFNSIDYAAASPETLMTTDILMFIGGGSAGTAGGIKITTFLVLGFAIWNEIRGRDQVTIAHRSISSSVQRQALSVALLGVASVIIGTLLLLMFTDHSLDKVLFELISAFATVGVSTGITYDLAPNAQWVLMVLMFTGRLGTITVASALALSTRPRLYRLPEERPIIG